One genomic window of Polaromonas sp. SP1 includes the following:
- a CDS encoding SIR2 family protein, with translation MKNTSSSEIHLTSLRRALESGNAAVMVGAGFSRNAEGGHQLATWAGMAQELWATLNPGVPAPAFSSGLVTQLGEQYCRAFSTTDLEDLLKRLVPDERVSPGQLHDDLLRLPWTEIFTTNYDTLLERAADNIIERAHFAVLCREDIPRSKVLGKRRIVKLHGSFPSQRPFIFSEEDYRTYPEKFSPFVNMVRQSLLENVFCLVGFSGEDPNFLHWIGWVRDMLDKHTLPIYLFVSKEPSYGELKLLESRKVTPVVLPQVGNEEDTDIGQRYKELFRILGQPLQAADSEWGSFKVAPVTSAFSDDVDEIFSRMLDALPPLLDLRSTYPGWLVAPKRTRRNFENSLRSVTWRFEDHLIRKKITALNPVMTVVLLAQYAWQQEVLLEPLTDSLGEIAFQQLLASAGWNISEGSDELRESLEKLRITKQKAFKDEWIFLAVNVLRWKRQQIEIDGFNKLKTSIELIAATDRFVLDQVRYEEILLYLYLGELDVAESKLSSWIPNSGDAYMAIRKGALLAEVGDLDAGLAACLDGIQRLRVKQKTNLSSAKFLSEEAWACHICLNIQRAQKFDHRVDLRDGFGSPEKLSQRLTDLAGRGYDVQREQEELIEGINTEAALPTEAELSFDEFDLGHISSSRRFGMPSELRNKLGSSLRWLEFVDRVAIVSRAGQVSFDLASHVQAAWWAQYVENWPRILSIPIRGRSLDALKPFDTSGPAHKTGWFSRFQIGVLDLKTAQEMCQRSFRQVEAALASQREDRSIQHICEFHLELFSRLVLRCTDSTLLIRFADRLMDFHKEQYILRHPQLWKKFGKALARCIEALDPKLHKTIAVELFSLPVFPTVETRDHLLDDWLRWTVVLQHFRPGSFASDEVTEEIQQVIKQLKASPAKPDRIRRKQNELLWNKLIGSSSLKLLTAQQEKEVSNLLWGNKSSWPTLPAFEPTLATLWPAPKGIDANAQFREWILTLTLQPMQAPKKSSGGRLRKAWTLSDRSEFLTSWARSQRRADWPVSDVAQGLGIIRQWWVLEWEDITWDVVESEEVAACVRDRLGLIDLIIGRSIDPDALELLVVQEEVGEWLAEMIEGGLAIGAHFWCCRLALAAMKGDSDSLALIEQEISTAFLCGKKADIYDAYRTMIFWIDRNAQLQKTQPTLALNAIGAVVGSRRSAALTYCLDLLVRVSKQRKDWCSGGLLAMVHVALKNFQDELRYEIRVNPEHLQGDIPFLRFKCTELVRSLLANGVVVPDVITSAWIDWIAVDPLPEIRFIEDRQ, from the coding sequence ATGAAAAATACCAGTAGCAGTGAGATTCATCTAACGTCTTTGCGACGTGCGTTGGAAAGCGGCAATGCCGCGGTAATGGTTGGGGCTGGTTTCAGCCGCAACGCTGAAGGAGGGCACCAGCTGGCGACATGGGCGGGAATGGCGCAAGAGCTCTGGGCAACATTGAATCCGGGAGTTCCAGCCCCAGCCTTCTCAAGCGGGCTTGTAACGCAGCTCGGCGAACAATACTGTCGAGCTTTTTCAACAACTGACCTTGAAGATCTTCTGAAGCGTCTGGTGCCTGACGAAAGGGTTAGCCCTGGACAACTGCATGATGATCTTCTGCGCCTCCCCTGGACCGAAATCTTCACGACGAACTATGACACGTTGCTAGAGAGGGCTGCGGACAACATCATTGAACGCGCGCATTTTGCAGTTCTGTGTCGAGAAGATATTCCGAGATCTAAAGTGCTCGGAAAGCGAAGAATCGTCAAACTGCATGGTTCGTTTCCTTCGCAACGCCCGTTTATCTTCAGCGAAGAAGACTATCGTACGTACCCTGAAAAGTTTTCTCCATTTGTGAATATGGTCCGCCAGTCTCTTCTGGAGAATGTTTTTTGTTTAGTGGGATTTTCAGGCGAAGACCCTAATTTTCTTCATTGGATTGGCTGGGTTCGAGACATGCTTGACAAGCACACACTACCGATCTATTTGTTTGTCTCGAAAGAACCTTCGTATGGAGAACTTAAACTACTGGAGTCCCGAAAGGTAACGCCAGTTGTTCTTCCTCAAGTGGGGAATGAAGAAGATACTGATATAGGTCAGCGATACAAGGAACTCTTTCGCATACTAGGTCAGCCGTTGCAGGCCGCGGACAGTGAATGGGGCAGCTTTAAGGTGGCGCCTGTGACCAGCGCATTTAGCGATGATGTTGATGAGATCTTCAGTCGTATGCTGGATGCGCTCCCTCCCCTCCTTGATCTCCGGTCCACATATCCCGGATGGTTGGTGGCGCCAAAGCGAACGCGGCGGAATTTTGAAAACAGTTTGCGATCGGTGACTTGGCGATTTGAGGACCACTTAATTCGCAAAAAGATCACCGCATTGAACCCTGTAATGACCGTGGTATTGCTTGCTCAGTATGCGTGGCAGCAGGAGGTTCTACTGGAACCTCTGACCGATTCTCTTGGTGAAATAGCCTTTCAGCAGCTCCTTGCTTCTGCTGGCTGGAACATCTCCGAAGGTAGTGACGAACTACGAGAATCTCTGGAGAAACTCCGAATTACCAAGCAAAAAGCGTTCAAGGATGAGTGGATTTTCTTGGCGGTAAATGTGTTGAGGTGGAAACGACAGCAGATCGAAATAGACGGTTTCAATAAGTTGAAGACCTCGATCGAACTGATTGCCGCTACGGATCGCTTTGTTCTGGATCAAGTGCGCTATGAGGAAATATTGCTTTACCTCTATCTTGGCGAGTTGGATGTTGCAGAGAGCAAACTGAGTTCATGGATTCCCAACTCAGGAGACGCCTATATGGCGATTAGGAAAGGCGCTTTGCTTGCAGAGGTCGGTGACTTAGATGCCGGTCTGGCGGCGTGCCTGGATGGCATCCAGCGACTCCGTGTAAAACAGAAAACCAATCTAAGCAGCGCCAAGTTCTTATCCGAAGAGGCCTGGGCCTGTCACATATGCCTAAATATTCAAAGGGCTCAGAAGTTTGATCATCGAGTTGACCTGAGAGACGGATTCGGATCGCCGGAAAAACTCAGCCAACGCCTCACTGATCTTGCCGGTCGGGGATATGACGTTCAACGTGAGCAAGAAGAACTTATAGAAGGAATTAATACTGAAGCAGCATTGCCCACTGAGGCCGAACTCTCTTTCGACGAGTTTGATTTAGGTCATATATCCTCAAGCCGGCGGTTTGGGATGCCTTCGGAACTGAGAAACAAGCTCGGAAGTTCTCTAAGATGGCTTGAGTTTGTCGATAGAGTTGCTATCGTTTCGCGGGCTGGGCAAGTCAGTTTCGACTTGGCTTCGCATGTGCAGGCGGCTTGGTGGGCGCAATATGTCGAAAATTGGCCCCGAATATTGAGCATCCCTATTCGAGGCCGAAGCCTAGATGCTCTAAAGCCATTTGATACGTCCGGGCCGGCTCACAAGACCGGATGGTTTTCGCGTTTTCAGATTGGCGTCTTAGACCTGAAAACTGCTCAGGAGATGTGTCAGAGGTCTTTTCGGCAAGTAGAAGCCGCGCTAGCGTCTCAGAGAGAAGATCGATCCATACAGCATATCTGCGAATTTCATCTGGAGTTGTTTTCCAGACTCGTGCTTCGATGCACGGATTCAACGTTGTTGATTCGATTTGCAGATCGCTTAATGGATTTTCACAAAGAACAATATATCCTGCGTCATCCTCAGCTGTGGAAGAAGTTTGGGAAGGCTTTGGCGCGTTGCATTGAGGCTCTTGACCCTAAGCTGCATAAAACAATTGCAGTAGAACTGTTTTCGCTACCAGTGTTTCCCACAGTGGAAACTCGTGATCACTTGTTGGATGACTGGTTGCGGTGGACCGTCGTGCTGCAGCACTTTCGGCCTGGGTCATTTGCATCCGATGAGGTAACGGAAGAAATTCAACAGGTCATTAAGCAACTTAAAGCTAGCCCGGCAAAGCCTGACAGGATCCGTAGAAAACAGAATGAGCTGCTCTGGAATAAATTAATTGGCTCTTCCTCACTGAAACTGCTAACTGCCCAGCAGGAAAAGGAAGTTAGTAACCTTTTGTGGGGCAACAAGAGTAGTTGGCCAACACTTCCCGCCTTCGAACCCACACTCGCTACTCTTTGGCCGGCGCCAAAGGGGATCGATGCGAATGCGCAATTTCGAGAGTGGATTTTGACGCTCACATTGCAACCAATGCAGGCTCCGAAAAAATCATCCGGCGGAAGGCTTCGAAAGGCTTGGACCCTCTCAGATAGATCTGAATTTCTAACGTCGTGGGCGCGTTCGCAACGGAGGGCCGATTGGCCAGTCTCCGACGTAGCTCAGGGATTGGGCATCATCCGGCAGTGGTGGGTTCTTGAATGGGAAGATATTACGTGGGATGTTGTCGAATCCGAAGAGGTAGCGGCCTGCGTACGTGACCGACTGGGCCTCATAGATTTGATTATTGGGCGTTCTATCGATCCAGACGCTTTAGAACTACTTGTAGTGCAAGAGGAGGTCGGTGAATGGCTGGCGGAAATGATCGAGGGTGGGCTCGCAATTGGAGCTCATTTTTGGTGCTGCCGGTTGGCGCTAGCAGCCATGAAAGGTGATTCAGACTCACTCGCTTTAATTGAACAAGAGATAAGCACTGCTTTTCTCTGCGGCAAAAAGGCGGATATCTATGATGCCTATAGGACGATGATTTTTTGGATAGATAGAAATGCACAGCTCCAGAAAACTCAACCTACCTTAGCGCTGAACGCGATAGGTGCTGTTGTGGGATCGAGGCGCAGTGCGGCGCTGACTTACTGCTTGGATCTTCTGGTGAGAGTTTCAAAACAACGAAAAGATTGGTGCTCCGGCGGGTTGTTGGCCATGGTGCACGTTGCATTAAAGAATTTTCAAGACGAACTTCGCTACGAAATACGCGTGAACCCAGAGCATCTACAGGGCGACATCCCATTTTTGCGATTCAAATGCACTGAGCTTGTCCGGAGTCTGCTCGCAAATGGAGTAGTGGTGCCAGATGTGATTACATCGGCTTGGATAGATTGGATCGCAGTTGACCCACTCCCAGAAATTCGCTTTATTGAAGATCGGCAATAG
- the hxsA2 gene encoding His-Xaa-Ser repeat protein HxsA2 → MANHKFLIPMGMAIAAISAAQPVLAVSVQTAPATAQAAARSSADPVVQEITYQIGTEAHGLLMKRSEAGEIYAYHQSHSSHSSHSSHSSHSSHRSSAY, encoded by the coding sequence ATGGCAAATCACAAATTCCTCATTCCTATGGGTATGGCCATTGCAGCCATCAGTGCTGCCCAGCCAGTTTTAGCGGTATCTGTTCAGACCGCGCCTGCAACTGCGCAAGCTGCGGCTCGAAGTTCTGCCGATCCCGTAGTCCAGGAAATTACCTATCAGATTGGTACCGAGGCACATGGATTGCTCATGAAGCGCAGTGAGGCTGGCGAGATATACGCATATCATCAATCTCACAGTTCACATAGCTCCCATAGCTCGCACAGTTCACATAGCTCTCACCGCTCCAGCGCGTACTGA
- the hxsD gene encoding His-Xaa-Ser system protein HxsD — translation MPEIRFDSTLYSADTIKRALYRMSDRLSADIQTGDGCFICTLHFLPGKSPESIAYDVANFRKEVLDQDLREKIRTETESVRNLILAHAFSKTGLIADEQVSAH, via the coding sequence ATGCCTGAAATCCGGTTTGACTCGACGCTATACAGCGCCGATACGATAAAGCGCGCCCTTTATAGGATGAGTGATCGGCTATCTGCAGACATTCAGACAGGGGATGGTTGTTTTATTTGCACGTTGCACTTCCTCCCAGGTAAAAGCCCTGAGAGCATTGCATATGACGTCGCCAACTTTCGCAAGGAAGTCCTAGATCAAGACTTGCGCGAAAAAATCCGCACCGAAACCGAATCCGTGAGGAACTTGATCCTGGCCCACGCATTCTCTAAAACAGGCCTGATAGCAGATGAGCAAGTTTCAGCCCATTGA